Proteins encoded by one window of Aphis gossypii isolate Hap1 chromosome X, ASM2018417v2, whole genome shotgun sequence:
- the LOC126552556 gene encoding uncharacterized protein LOC126552556: MAVSRNGRIYCGVFGCKTFYSTNENISFHLLPKENDPKVLWINKMGKEELVNRRCVWAKNLRFGKESLKKTQLRVCSLHFTENDFMPSGVNTKRKRLKPTAIPSLNLPKSTVSLESPKKRRSPKKRDLPTSTNLNYSCETSTSVEIQEKPLQSTCLENTSDVDEDDTAETIKQLYDQIDYKNTTTNVSTQVTSGDLMVPFISIINSPKNLYTLTGIPSFELLNKIEELYRLQFPDKRSHNLSYKERIVMVFMKFKQDLPFVVLSILFKNVSPESCRLIYTTIIPSLAMILNSVIYWPSKQEILSNIPYCFEKFSNTRVIIDCTEIATQKPKCLTCRIKTYSNYKSTFTLKFLIGISPGGLITYVSKPYGGRASDKAIFEQSGLIGMMERFDGIMVDKGFLIDDLCLEKQIELIRPPFLKNKTTFSKAEALLNKDIASERVHIERVNQRIKSFKIFQNKFSWSHNYLTYDIMIIICGMCNLSSPIFANDKFSV; this comes from the exons ATGGCTGTTTCTCGCAACGGTAGAATCTATTGTGGTGTGTTTGgttgtaaaacattttactcAACAAATGAAAACATAAGTTTTCATTTACTTCCCAAAGAAAATGATCCAAAGGTGCTTTGGATTAATAAAATGGGAAAGGAGGAATTAGTTAACAGGCGGTGTGTATGGGCAAAGAACCTAAGGTTTGGAAAAGAATCTTTGAAAAAGACACAACTTCGTGTGTGTTCACTCCACTTCACTGAAAACGACTTTATGCCTTCAG gAGTAAATACTAAACGAAAACGACTTAAGCCTACTGCTATTCCGAGTTTAAATTTGCCAAAGTCTACAGTTTCACTAGAATCTCCTAAAAAAAGACGCTCTCCCAAGAAAAGAGATTTACCCACatctacaaatttaaattattcatgtgAAACTTCTACTTCTGTTGAAATACAAGAAAAG ccaCTTCAATCAACATGTTTAGAAAACACTTCTGATGTTGATGAAGATGATACTGCTGAAACGATCAAACAATTGTATGatcaaattgattataaaaacacaaCGACTAATGTGTCCACTCAAGTCACTAGTGGTGATTTAATGGTtccatttatttcaataattaactcacctaaaaatttatatactttgacTGGAATACCTTCAtttgagttattaaataagattGAAGAACTGTATCGTTTGCAGTTTCCAGATAAACGTTCTCATAATTTGAGTTATAAAGAAAGAATTGTCAtggtatttatgaaatttaaacaagATTTACCTTTTGtagtattatcaatattgttcAAAAATGTTTCACCTGAATCTTGTAGATTAATTTATACCACTATTATACCGTCACTAgctatgattttaaatagtgTCATATATTGGCCATCAAAACAggaaattttatcaaatataccttattgttttgaaaagttTAGTAACACCAGAGTAATTATAGACTGTACAGAGATTGCAACCCAAAAACCCAAATGCTTAACATGCCGTATTAAAACCTATAGCAACTATAAATCAACGTTTAccttaaaattcttaataggtatatcacCTGGTGGACTTATAACATATGTAAGCAAACCATATGGAGGTAGAGCTTCAGACAAAGCAATATTCGAGCAAAGTGGATTGATAGGAATGATGGAAAGATTTGATGGTATTATGGTAGATAAGGGATTTTTAATTGACGACTTATgtttagaaaaacaaatagaaTTAATCCGACctccttttttaaaaaacaaaacaacattttctAAAGCTGAGgcacttttaaataaagacaTAGCTAGTGAACGTGTACATATTGAGAGAGTGAACCAGCGTATTAAGTCATTTAagattttccaaaataaattttcatggtctcataattatttaacatatgaCATAATGATCATAATTTGTGGAATGTGTAACTTAAGCTCTCCCATTTTtgcaaatgataaatttagtgtataa
- the LOC126551561 gene encoding uncharacterized protein LOC126551561, producing MNKKSNNNCCVVNCNNTYKNTTNIKFYNFPNRAHEKKTKDCWIKAVNRVDINGKPWIPTKNSVICSAHFVGNKKSLDPRSPSYIPTIFPKLYRKKLNDPLQQSARYERAINRGALAIENQSNNSDEVVGVLPLIIDQNNINTSVSICTQVAFDVPDDNFIFSCDFDGNNVSTQVSIPKLFHNFTKPTMVEKSCGLDFEQSTFCFSKISFHGYDSIKSENSLKDLTGTTFQIFNFFLKLLPQSNRLIISQENTLLICLMKLKLGLTYSSLSTFFSIHRTTVSRVFSECLLFLSQKCKHLIFWPSKSTIMETLPEVFKKNYPNCRCIIDCTEIRSEQPKTVEQRVCMYSHYKGGYTIKVLVAITPNGMVSFLSKSYGGKSSDSYITNDSGFLNKLEPGDPVLADKGFPGIKTGVDDQNSILVIPPMLHNGRFTEEEVLSTYNVASVRIHIERLFARLKTFNVLNKITSDLLVYIDNILFMCCVLVNLSNPIIKQ from the exons atgaataaaaaatcgaATAACAATTGTTGTGTTGTGAATtgcaataatacatacaaaaatacaacaaatataaaattttataattttccaaatCGGGCACatgagaaaaaaacaaaagactGTTGGATTAAAGCAGTTAACAGAGTTGA tattaatggAAAACCTTGGATTCCAACAAAGAACAGTGTCATTTGTAGTGCTCATTTTGTTGGAAATAAGAAATCACTTGATCCAAGGAGTCCTTCATATATACCAACAATATTCCCAAAACTTTATAGAAAGAAATTGAATGACCCATTACAACAAAGTGCAAGATATGAACGAGCTATTAATCGTGGTGCCCTAGCTATTGAAAATCAATCAAACAATTCTGATGAAGTTGTAGGAGTCTTACCCCTTATAatagatcaaaataatataaatacttcagTTAGTATATGTACACAAGTAGCATTTGATGTGCctgatgataattttatattttcttgtgATTTTGATGGTAATAATGTTAGCACTCAAGTATCAATtcctaaattatttcataattttactaaaccTACTATGGTTGAAAAATCTTGTGGGTTAGATTTTGAACAatcaacattttgtttttctaaaatttcatTTCATGGGTATGATTCAATCAAGTcagaaaattcattaaaagacTTAACTGGCACaacttttcaaatatttaacttttttttgaaacttttaccTCAAAGtaatagattaattataagtCAGGAAAATActcttttaatttgtttgatgaaattaaaactTGGACTAACATATTCATCTTTAAGCACATTTTTTTCGATTCACAGAACAACTGTTAGTAGGGTTTTTTCAGagtgtttactatttttaagtcagaaatgtaaacatttaatattttggccCAGTAAAAGTACAATAATGGAAACGTTACcagaagtttttaaaaaaaattacccaaATTGTAGGTGCATTATTGACTGCACAGAAATTCGGTCAGAACAGCCTAAAACTGTGGAGCAGAGGGTTTGTATGTATTCACATTATAAAGGAGGATATACTATTAAAGTACTTGTTGCCATTACTCCAAATGGAATGGTTAGCTTTTTGTCTAAATCGTATGGTGGTAAATCCAGTGACAGTTATATCACTAACGATTCTGgttttttgaataaacttGAACCTGGAGACCCGGTCCTTGCAGATAAGGGGTTTCCAGGGATAAAAACAGGTGTTGATGATCAGAATAGTATTCTTGTAATTCCTCCCATGCTCCATAATGGTAGATTTACCGAGGAAGAAGTTCTAAGTACTTATAATGTTGCTAGTGTGAGAATACATATTGAGAGGCTTTTTGCTaggttaaaaacatttaatgtacttaataaaattacatctgATCTATTggtatatatagataacattttatttatgtgttgtgtgttagtaaatttaagcaatccaataataaaacaataa